GGGTCAAGGATATGTTTTAAGAAGGCTAATAAGACGATCGATTAGATATGCAAAAAAGCTTGGAATAAAGTCCCATTTTTTAGCTGATCTTGTTGATTCTGTAGAGACTATTTATAGATCTTTTTATAATGAATTAACAGAAAAAAAAGATTTTATCAAAAAGGAATTGAGTACAGAAGAAGAGAAGTTTTTTAAAACTTTATTTCAGGGTGAGCAAGAATTTATTAAAATAACACGAAATTTGTCTTCTAAGACTATCCCTGGTGATATTGCTTTTAAACTTTATGATACTTATGGTTTTCCATATGAATTAACAGAAGAGCTTGCGTTTGAATATGGCTTTGATATTGATAAATCGGGCTTTAATGAGTATTTTAAAAAGCATCAAAAGACCTCGAAGAAAGGGGGTGACAAAGTCTTTAAAGGAGGCCTTGCTGATTATACTTATGAGACTACTAAGTTGCATACAGCGACTCATTTGCTTCATAAGGCGCTTCAATTAGTACTAGGTGATCATGTTAAGCAAAAAGGAAGCAATATTACTGCTGAGCGATTAAGGTTTGATTTTGTTCATTCTAAAAAGATGACAGATGATGAGATAAAAAAAGTTGAAGATATTGTTAATTTACAGATAAAAAATTCTTTATCTGTAAAAAAATCTATAATGGAATTAAGTGAAGCTCGAGAAAAAGGCGCTATGGCTCTTTTTGGAGAAAAATATGATAATTTGGTGAGCGTTTATGAGATAGATGGATTTTCACTTGAAGTTTGTGGAGGCCCTCATGTAGAGAATACCAATGAACTTGGTACTTTCAAGATACAAAAAGAACAATCCTCATCTTCGGGTATAAGAAGAATAAAAGCTATTTTGATTGATGAGTAAAAATTTTATTATTTGTTGATTTATTTTAATAGGAGGCTTTATGATAAAATCAATTTTGGATTATTTATTAACTTTGCATCCTGTATTATTAGGACTTTTGGGTTCTACTTTCACTTGGTTTACTACAGCTTTTGGTGCAGGAGCAGTTTTTTTCTTTAGAAAGGTAGATAATAAAATAATGGACGCTATGCTTGGTTTTTCGGCAGGTATTATGATAGCGGCCAGTTTTTTTTCTCTTATTCAGCCGGCTATAGAAAGAGCAGAAGAGCTTGGATACATTACTTGGATACCAGCTGTTTTTGGATTTCTTGTTGGAGCATTTTTTATATATATTGTAGATGTATTTGTTCCAGATCTTGATAAACTTACTTTTATTGATGAGGATTTAACTAAACATGGAAAAAAAGATTTTTTACTCTTTACTGCTGTTACTTTGCATAATTTTCCAGAAGGATTAGCTGTTGGAGTTGCTTTTGGAGCCTTGGCGTCTAATCCAGATATTCAGACTTTAGTTGGAGCTATGCTTCTTACACTTGGTATTGGAATTCAAAATATTCCCGAAGGAGCGGCTATTTCTCTCCCTTTAAGAAGAGGTAATGTTGCTTTGCTAAAGTGCTTTAATTATGGCCAAATGTCAGGATTAGTGGAAATTGTAGGGGGGCTTATGGGTGCTTATGCGGTTTATTCTTTTACTCGAATTTTACCTTTTGCTTTAGCTTTCTCAGCAGGAGCTATGATTTATGTGTCAATTGAACAATTAATACCTGAAGCTAAAAGAAAAGACATCGACAATAAAGTGCCAAGTATATTTGGTGTTATTGGTTTTACATTAATGATGTTTCTAGATGTTTCATTAGGTTAAAATTATCCAAATTTTCCGCTAATATATTCTTCAGTTTTAGTATTTTTAGGATTGAAGAATAGTTCATCAGTAGGACTTTCTTCTTCAATGCAGCCGTTAAGGAAAAATGCGGTTCTATCAGATATTCTTCCGGCCTGTTGCATGTTATGAGTTACAATGATTATTGTGTAACTTTCTTTTAAGTTTATTATTAGCTCTTCAATTTTACCTGTTGATATTGGATCAAGTGCAGAGGTAGGTTCATCCATTAGTATTACATTTGGCTCTATTGCAAGAGTTCTTGCAATGCAGAGTCTTTGTTGTTGACCCCCTGACAGGCTTAAAGCATTTGTATTAAGTTTATCTTTGACCTCGTCCCAGAGTGCAGATTTTTTTAGTGATTGTTCTACTATTTCATCTAATTTTTTTTTATCTTTTGTTCCATGAATTTTTGGTCCATAGCTTATATTGTCATAGATAGACATTAAAAATGGATTAGGAGTTTGGAATACCATTCCTATTTTTCTTCTAAGTTCTAGGATATCGAAATTATTTGAATAAATGTTTTTCCCCTCATATATTACATTGCCTTCTATTTTAATACCCTCAACAAGGTCATTCATTCTGTTGAGAGTTCTTAAGAATGTTGATTTGCCGCAGCCAGATGGGCCTATTAAAGCGGTAATACTATTTTTTAGTATTTTAATATTTATTTCGTTTAAAGCCTTAAAGTCTGTATAAAATAGATTTAGATTTTCTGTTTCTATTATAATTTCATTTTTTGGTTTATCTTTTTCTTTTACCACTTATTTAATCCTATATAATTTGTTTATTAAAAATTTTGATGTTAAATTTATTATGAGCACCATTATTACAAGTATTGAAGCTGTTCCAAATCCTTTGTCTAGGTGCCCTTCTTGAAATAACATCAGCAAGTGCACAGTTAATGTTCTTGATGGTTCATTTAAATTTGTTGCAAGCCCCAAGTTTGTTCCCATTGTAAAAAGCAATACAGCTGTTTCACCCAAAGCCCTTCCTATTGCAAGAACTATTCCTGTTAGTATTCCAGGAATAGCTGCTGGAACCATAATTAAAATTATGGTTTCTGTTTTGTTTGCTCCTAAGGCGAATGAAGCATACTTGTATGATTTTGGGATTGTTTTAAATGTTTCTTCGGTTGTTTTAACAATCATTGGCAATATCATTAGAGAGCTTGTTATTGCTCCCGAAAGTATTCCCATTCCAAAAATTGGCACAAAAAATATTAGTCCAAAAAGTCCAAAAATTATTGCAGGAATTGAAGAGAGAATATCAACACTCATAGATAGTATTTTGTAAAATATTTTGTTAGAAGTGTATTCGGCAAGCATTATGCCAGTTCCTATTCCAATACATATTGAAATAGCAGTTGTTAGTAATATTACATAAAAAGTATTTATAATTAAGTAAGAAATTCCACCATATGCACCAGAATCTCTTGGAATAGATAATATGAAATTTAAATTCAAAGGACTACTTTTATCAAGGTAATGCATTTTAATAAAGGGCGCTTTAATATCTTGAAAATAATGCCAAGGTACAATTGCTAGTGCGCCTTCTGTTTTTTCTATAGTTTCTATTATTTTTTCTTTTTGATCAAGATATTTTATTATTTTTAATTCAATATCCTTTGATATTAAATTAATCCATTTTTCTTTACCTTTAATAAGTTTTTCAACCTCATCAACACCTAGTGTATTGATTATTTCATTTTCATTTTTTGTTAAAGTTTTTTTACTTATTAGGACCGACATAGTTTTTATTTTTAAAGCTTTAATATTGGGATATAACTTAAAATCTAGGGATTCGAATTCTTCTTTTGTTAAGTAACTTATAGATCCTATTGTGCTGTTTATGGTTTGAAGTATTTTTTTTGTAGATGGTTCGATTTTTATGTATCTTTTATTAAATACATTGTTTTTGATTAGTGTTCTTAAAATGGCTTTGTTAGATATGCTGTCAAGTGAATTGGCAATAGGTATAATATCTATTCCTTGGTCTGAAATGCTTCCCCAGTGTGAAATTTTATTATTATATATGTTGTAAATGTCTTCTGTTGAAATTTTATCTATATTGATATTTTTATTAACAATAAAAGCAATTTGTATTTCTTTACCGTCTTCTGTTTTAAATGGCACAAAGCTTTGAGTTTTGTTTAAAAATAAAGTTTGTTTTTTTTTGAAATAAAACAAAGAGTTGTACAATATATAGGCTATTAGAAAAATTAATATCGCTGTTAAAAAATATGCAATAAAATTGATTATAAAGAAATAGAACTTGTTAATCAATTTGTTTATTTGAGTTTTGGTCACTTTTTCTTTAACCCTTTATTTGAAGATAGTATAAAATTTTTGAGTAAATTTGTAATTATTGAAAATAGTAATAACACTAGAGCTGTAGAAAAAAGAGCTTCTCTGTGGACGCCTGAAGCGTATCCCATGTCCATAGCAATATTTACAGTTAGAGTTCTAATGGGAGAAAATAGATTTTTTATAAAAAGAGGAGAACCCCCTCCAACCATTAATACTGCTACTGTTTCTCCAATAGCTCTTCCTATTGCTAATATTGTTCCTGCTAGAATGCCCCGACTAGCTGATGGTATTATTATTTTATATATTGTTTGCCAGTCTGTTGCTGCTAATGCAAGAGATGCAAATTTATATGACTTAGGAACGGCTTTAAGCGATGAGTAGCAAACGCTAATTATTGTGGGAACTATCATTATGCTTAATATGAGTGATGAGCTTATTAAATTATATCCCAAATTGTCTTCTCTTTGAAAAATGGTTTTTACCAAAGTGGCAATAAATGTGCTTCCAAAAAATCCGTAAACTACACTAGGGATTCCTGCTAAAAGCTCTATTACTGTTTGTAAAAATTGTCGATAAAATCCTTTTGCTTTTTCAAGTAAATATATTGCAAATCCCAATCCAATTGGCAAAGCGATTAAAATAGAAAAAAGTGTAGTTAAAAAGGAATTAATGATAAATGCTAAGATTCCATAAGATTTTTCTAGATTGCTAGTAGGATCCCAATTTGTGCTAAGTAAAAAGTTGAAAATTTTAATTTTGTTATTAATAAATGGTGTTATTCCAGTTTTTAATATAAACATACCTAAAAACATTATTGATAGGGAGCTTATTATTGCAGATATAAGAATAAAAGATTTAAAAATAATTCCAATTATCTTTCTTTTTGTCTTTAAGCTTAGATACATTTTTTAAAAGAATCCCTTAAAGCTCATATTAGTGTTAAATTGTATTACTTGATTTGATATTAAGTCAAGTTTTCTTTTCTTTAAGTTAATTATTTTTTTATCCCTAAAAAACCTTGTTCTTCAACAATATCTTGTCCGGTTGAGCTTGTCATAAAATCAATAAATTGAGTTGCGTTTTTATCCTCGTATTTGCTATTTGTAACTATTACCAAATTTCTTTTAATAGTGTATTTATCGCTATTAATTGTTTCTTTTGTAGGGTATGTGCTGTTGATAGAAAGTATATTTAAACCCTTTTCTATTGAATTTTTTGCGTATCCAAGACCTATATATCCTATTGAGTGTGGAGTAAGGCTTGTTTTTTCAATTACCTCTCCATTAGATTTTACTACTATTCCATCTTGTCTAAATTGAGATTCTTCGTGAGTTTTAAATATTTTATTAAGAAGTAGATCTTTTATAGACGAATAAGAGCCAGAGGAAGAATCTCGATTAATAAAGTTGATTTTAGCATCAGGCCCTCCCACTTGTTTCCAATTTTGAATTTTTCCATTTAGTATTTTAGCTAGATTTTCTTCTGTAATATTTGTAATTTTTATTTCAGGGCTTGTGATAAAAATTAAAGCATCATAAGCGAATACAGTTTCTTTTGCGCCTTGTTCGATTTCTTCTTTTGTTAAATCTCTTGATGATATGGCTATTTTATATATTTTATTAAATAGTCCGTTTATGCCAACACTACTTCCTTGTGCATCGTATGTTACTTTAGTATTATTGTTTATTTTATTATATTTTAGAATCATTTCGTCTAGTATTGGACTTACAGTTGTAGATCCTCCAATTGATACAATTTTTTCATTGTCTTGATTTTTACAGTTGTATAATAAACTTGTTGATAGCATAAAAATTAAGATAATAAATTTTTTCATCAAGTAAACTCCTTTGTTTAAGTATATAATAGCATTAATTTAAAATAAGTCAATTATAAATTAACTTTATTGATTAAGTTATAATTGGGGAATAATAGCAAATATTTCAATTTTTTGGTATAAATTACTACTAGATTTGTATGTTAAGTTTTGTGAGGTAGTTAAATGGCAGTAGTGAGATCTAGCGAGATTGAAAAAGGTTCTTTTTTACTTATTAAAGGGGCTCCCCATATTGTTCTTGAAAGAGAATTTTCAAAAACAGGTAGGGGAGGGGCAATAGTAAGGTTAAAGCTTAAGAACTTAAAAAACAAATTTGTCATTAGAGAAACTTTAAAAGGTGCAGATACTGCAGAAGCGATTGAAATTTATGAGGCTAGTGTTCAGTATTTATACAAAGATAAAGACGTTTTAGTTTTCATGGATTTAGAAACTTATGATC
This portion of the Borreliella afzelii genome encodes:
- the pstB gene encoding phosphate ABC transporter ATP-binding protein PstB, whose product is MVKEKDKPKNEIIIETENLNLFYTDFKALNEINIKILKNSITALIGPSGCGKSTFLRTLNRMNDLVEGIKIEGNVIYEGKNIYSNNFDILELRRKIGMVFQTPNPFLMSIYDNISYGPKIHGTKDKKKLDEIVEQSLKKSALWDEVKDKLNTNALSLSGGQQQRLCIARTLAIEPNVILMDEPTSALDPISTGKIEELIINLKESYTIIIVTHNMQQAGRISDRTAFFLNGCIEEESPTDELFFNPKNTKTEEYISGKFG
- the pstC gene encoding phosphate ABC transporter permease subunit PstC — encoded protein: MYLSLKTKRKIIGIIFKSFILISAIISSLSIMFLGMFILKTGITPFINNKIKIFNFLLSTNWDPTSNLEKSYGILAFIINSFLTTLFSILIALPIGLGFAIYLLEKAKGFYRQFLQTVIELLAGIPSVVYGFFGSTFIATLVKTIFQREDNLGYNLISSSLILSIMIVPTIISVCYSSLKAVPKSYKFASLALAATDWQTIYKIIIPSASRGILAGTILAIGRAIGETVAVLMVGGGSPLFIKNLFSPIRTLTVNIAMDMGYASGVHREALFSTALVLLLFSIITNLLKNFILSSNKGLKKK
- a CDS encoding extracellular solute-binding protein, which codes for MKKFIILIFMLSTSLLYNCKNQDNEKIVSIGGSTTVSPILDEMILKYNKINNNTKVTYDAQGSSVGINGLFNKIYKIAISSRDLTKEEIEQGAKETVFAYDALIFITSPEIKITNITEENLAKILNGKIQNWKQVGGPDAKINFINRDSSSGSYSSIKDLLLNKIFKTHEESQFRQDGIVVKSNGEVIEKTSLTPHSIGYIGLGYAKNSIEKGLNILSINSTYPTKETINSDKYTIKRNLVIVTNSKYEDKNATQFIDFMTSSTGQDIVEEQGFLGIKK
- the pstA gene encoding phosphate ABC transporter permease PstA — its product is MYNSLFYFKKKQTLFLNKTQSFVPFKTEDGKEIQIAFIVNKNINIDKISTEDIYNIYNNKISHWGSISDQGIDIIPIANSLDSISNKAILRTLIKNNVFNKRYIKIEPSTKKILQTINSTIGSISYLTKEEFESLDFKLYPNIKALKIKTMSVLISKKTLTKNENEIINTLGVDEVEKLIKGKEKWINLISKDIELKIIKYLDQKEKIIETIEKTEGALAIVPWHYFQDIKAPFIKMHYLDKSSPLNLNFILSIPRDSGAYGGISYLIINTFYVILLTTAISICIGIGTGIMLAEYTSNKIFYKILSMSVDILSSIPAIIFGLFGLIFFVPIFGMGILSGAITSSLMILPMIVKTTEETFKTIPKSYKYASFALGANKTETIILIMVPAAIPGILTGIVLAIGRALGETAVLLFTMGTNLGLATNLNEPSRTLTVHLLMLFQEGHLDKGFGTASILVIMVLIINLTSKFLINKLYRIK
- a CDS encoding ZIP family metal transporter; this translates as MIKSILDYLLTLHPVLLGLLGSTFTWFTTAFGAGAVFFFRKVDNKIMDAMLGFSAGIMIAASFFSLIQPAIERAEELGYITWIPAVFGFLVGAFFIYIVDVFVPDLDKLTFIDEDLTKHGKKDFLLFTAVTLHNFPEGLAVGVAFGALASNPDIQTLVGAMLLTLGIGIQNIPEGAAISLPLRRGNVALLKCFNYGQMSGLVEIVGGLMGAYAVYSFTRILPFALAFSAGAMIYVSIEQLIPEAKRKDIDNKVPSIFGVIGFTLMMFLDVSLG